A genome region from Alistipes dispar includes the following:
- a CDS encoding low molecular weight protein-tyrosine-phosphatase, with protein MKPKTSVLFVCLGNICRSPAADGILRRMVSDSGLSDLVEIDSAGTYGGHAGDLPDPRMRRAASLRGYDLRHRARQVREEDFDRFDMIVAMDDMNYEALYRLAPSREAAQRIFRMTEFCRQHPGRTHVPDPYYEGREGFELVLDLLEDGCRGLLERISAR; from the coding sequence ATGAAACCGAAAACAAGCGTGCTCTTCGTGTGCCTGGGCAATATCTGCCGCTCCCCGGCGGCCGATGGCATACTGCGTAGAATGGTGTCGGACAGCGGTTTGTCCGACCTTGTCGAAATCGACTCGGCAGGAACTTACGGCGGCCATGCAGGCGACCTGCCCGATCCTCGGATGCGCCGTGCGGCCTCGCTGCGCGGGTACGACCTCCGCCACCGGGCCCGACAGGTCCGCGAGGAGGATTTCGACCGGTTCGACATGATCGTGGCCATGGACGACATGAACTACGAGGCGCTGTACCGGCTGGCGCCTTCGCGGGAGGCTGCGCAGCGGATTTTCCGCATGACGGAATTCTGCCGCCAACATCCCGGCCGCACCCATGTCCCCGATCCCTATTACGAAGGCCGGGAGGGGTTCGAACTGGTGCTCGATCTGCTGGAGGACGGTTGCCGAGGGCTGCTGGAACGCATTTCCGCCCGATAG
- a CDS encoding dipeptidase, producing the protein MDKAKVYIEANKERFLNELFDLIRIPSVSAEAGRKPDMRRCAEYLAAALAEAGADRAEVMPTEGNPVVYAEKIVSPKARTVLIYGHYDVMPVDPRGEWRSDPFEPVVRDGRIWGRGADDDKGQLWMHAKAFEAMCATGTLPCNVKFMLEGEEEIGSPSLYGFCRQYKKLLKADVILVSDTSMLSMQTPSITCGLRGLAYMEVEVEGPNKDLHSGLFGGAVANPANVLARLVAQLTDAEGRVTIPGFYDDVRELTPAERRAFNRAPFSLAAYKKSLAIGDVEGEAGYTTLERTGVRPSLDVNGIWGGYTGEGTKTVIPSKASAKISMRLVPHQDYRKISKLFERHFRRIAPRSVKVTVKALHGGMPYVAPTDMPAYKAAEKAVEATFGRKPLPFYSGGSIPIISGFESILGIKSLLLGFGLAEDAIHSPNESFGLEQFDRGLETIPLFYKYFAEAK; encoded by the coding sequence ATGGATAAAGCGAAAGTTTATATCGAAGCGAACAAGGAGCGTTTCCTGAACGAGTTGTTCGACCTGATCCGCATCCCGTCGGTCAGTGCCGAAGCGGGCCGCAAACCCGACATGCGGCGCTGCGCGGAGTACCTCGCCGCAGCGCTCGCCGAGGCCGGGGCCGACCGGGCCGAGGTGATGCCCACGGAGGGCAATCCGGTGGTGTATGCCGAGAAAATCGTTTCGCCGAAAGCCCGGACGGTACTCATCTACGGCCACTACGATGTCATGCCGGTCGATCCGCGCGGAGAGTGGCGTTCCGACCCGTTCGAACCGGTCGTGCGCGACGGCCGCATCTGGGGCCGCGGCGCGGACGACGACAAGGGGCAGTTGTGGATGCACGCCAAGGCGTTCGAGGCGATGTGTGCCACGGGGACGCTTCCGTGCAACGTGAAGTTCATGCTCGAAGGCGAAGAGGAGATCGGTTCGCCGAGTCTCTACGGATTCTGCCGGCAGTACAAAAAGTTGCTCAAGGCCGACGTGATCCTCGTCTCGGACACCTCGATGCTCTCGATGCAGACCCCGTCGATCACCTGCGGCCTGCGCGGCCTGGCCTACATGGAGGTCGAGGTGGAGGGGCCGAACAAGGACCTCCATTCGGGGCTGTTCGGCGGTGCGGTGGCCAACCCGGCCAACGTGCTGGCGCGTCTGGTGGCGCAACTGACCGACGCCGAGGGGCGCGTGACGATCCCCGGATTCTACGACGACGTACGGGAACTTACTCCCGCCGAAAGGAGGGCCTTCAACCGGGCTCCGTTCAGCCTCGCGGCGTACAAGAAGTCGCTCGCGATCGGCGACGTGGAGGGCGAGGCGGGCTACACGACGCTCGAACGCACCGGTGTGCGTCCCTCGCTCGACGTAAACGGCATCTGGGGCGGCTACACGGGCGAAGGGACCAAGACGGTGATTCCGTCGAAGGCGTCGGCCAAGATTTCGATGCGGCTGGTTCCGCATCAGGACTACCGGAAGATTTCGAAACTTTTCGAGCGCCACTTCCGGCGCATCGCCCCCCGGAGCGTGAAGGTCACCGTGAAGGCGCTGCACGGCGGAATGCCTTACGTCGCTCCGACCGACATGCCGGCCTACAAGGCGGCCGAGAAGGCCGTCGAGGCGACTTTCGGGCGGAAGCCCCTGCCCTTCTACTCGGGCGGGTCCATTCCGATCATCAGCGGTTTCGAGTCGATTCTGGGCATCAAGTCGCTGCTTCTGGGCTTCGGACTGGCCGAGGACGCGATCCACTCGCCGAACGAGAGTTTCGGACTGGAGCAGTTCGACAGGGGTCTGGAGACCATTCCGCTGTTCTACAAATATTTCGCCGAGGCGAAGTGA
- a CDS encoding DapH/DapD/GlmU-related protein, whose translation MNDIFEKDRSGAMVSPDEPGYDRLIASIFETMKLAYELNDGFRTPDEARRYLSRITGREIDESVTLLPPFYVDFGKNIRIGKRCWIQQGCTFFDRGGITLGDDVFIAPKVNLVTINHDPDPGNRSATYGRPIVIEDKAWIGINSTVLPGVTVGYGAIVGANSVVTHDVPPLTVVGGNPARFIRRIGEAETDR comes from the coding sequence ATGAACGACATTTTCGAGAAAGACCGCTCGGGCGCGATGGTTTCGCCCGACGAGCCGGGTTACGACCGGCTGATCGCCTCCATCTTCGAGACGATGAAGCTCGCTTACGAGCTGAACGACGGCTTCCGGACGCCGGACGAGGCGCGCCGCTACCTCTCGCGCATCACCGGACGGGAAATCGACGAATCGGTGACGCTGCTGCCGCCGTTCTACGTGGACTTCGGGAAGAACATCCGGATCGGCAAACGCTGCTGGATCCAGCAGGGATGCACGTTCTTCGACCGCGGCGGGATCACGCTGGGCGACGACGTGTTCATCGCCCCGAAGGTGAACCTCGTCACCATCAACCACGACCCCGATCCCGGCAACCGCAGTGCGACTTACGGCCGCCCCATCGTCATCGAGGACAAGGCGTGGATCGGCATCAATTCCACCGTCCTGCCCGGCGTGACCGTCGGTTACGGGGCGATCGTCGGTGCGAACAGCGTGGTCACGCACGACGTGCCGCCGCTTACGGTGGTGGGCGGCAACCCCGCGCGGTTCATCCGCAGGATCGGCGAGGCGGAAACGGACCGCTGA
- a CDS encoding arginase family protein produces MKTIRLIYPQWQGGDIARWIPELTPDDAARGYYLGALLLDFLAPRNGQATFTVPVTTAPGAREAVDGVLDRDAILCQMQAALELLERERPDRVVTLGGECSVSVAPFTYLARRYADDMAVVWIDAHPDITLPGDAYAGFHAMALTACMGRGDARIVSALPAHIDPSRVLLVGVRDWERPEIEARRRQYGIRHLTPADVAADSGAVREWLHSCGASRVAVHFDMDVLDPAEIVAAVGVVPGGMKTAEVVRVIGDIAATKELVALTVAEPMPRTAVRIRNMLRELPLLR; encoded by the coding sequence ATGAAAACGATCCGTTTGATCTATCCCCAATGGCAGGGCGGCGACATCGCCCGGTGGATTCCGGAACTGACGCCCGACGACGCGGCGCGGGGCTACTACCTCGGGGCGCTGCTGCTCGATTTCCTCGCTCCCCGCAACGGACAGGCGACCTTCACCGTTCCCGTGACGACCGCTCCCGGCGCGCGCGAGGCGGTCGATGGCGTGCTCGACCGGGATGCGATCCTCTGCCAGATGCAGGCCGCGCTGGAGTTGCTAGAGCGCGAACGCCCCGACCGGGTGGTCACGCTGGGCGGCGAATGCTCGGTCAGCGTCGCGCCCTTCACCTACCTCGCCCGGCGCTATGCGGACGACATGGCCGTGGTGTGGATCGACGCGCATCCCGACATCACCCTGCCCGGGGACGCCTATGCGGGTTTTCATGCCATGGCGCTCACCGCCTGCATGGGGCGGGGCGACGCGCGGATCGTCTCCGCGCTTCCCGCGCACATCGACCCTTCGCGGGTGCTGCTGGTCGGCGTGCGCGACTGGGAGCGTCCCGAGATCGAGGCACGCCGGCGGCAGTACGGCATCCGCCACCTCACGCCCGCCGACGTGGCCGCGGACAGCGGAGCCGTCCGGGAGTGGCTGCATTCGTGCGGTGCTTCGCGGGTCGCCGTGCATTTCGATATGGACGTGCTCGACCCTGCCGAGATCGTCGCCGCGGTGGGCGTGGTTCCCGGCGGCATGAAGACCGCGGAAGTCGTGCGCGTGATCGGCGACATCGCTGCGACGAAGGAGCTGGTGGCCCTGACCGTCGCTGAGCCGATGCCCCGCACGGCCGTCCGCATCCGCAACATGCTGCGCGAACTTCCGTTGCTGCGGTGA
- a CDS encoding CatA-like O-acetyltransferase yields MKHLVNPDTWERRDNYAFFRDFLNPWFSVTTEIDCTEAYAAAKTSGRSFFLHYLWAVLCGVNEVRELRFRTTARGEVAWYDTVDVITPIAVPGRTFHTVRIPYRADFEPFYAEARAIVTDIPADGDPYGEEKRLQAQGDYDVFLLSATPKLRFTAITYAQESPGCPTQYPLMNAGKAVRRDGRLVMPLSMFVNHAFADGEHIGRFVEATEAALARFGR; encoded by the coding sequence ATGAAACACCTCGTAAACCCCGACACGTGGGAGCGGCGCGACAACTACGCCTTCTTCCGCGATTTTCTCAACCCCTGGTTTTCGGTCACGACCGAAATCGACTGCACGGAGGCCTACGCCGCTGCGAAAACCTCGGGACGCTCGTTCTTTCTCCACTACCTCTGGGCCGTCCTGTGCGGCGTGAACGAAGTGCGCGAGCTGCGCTTCCGCACGACGGCGAGGGGCGAAGTGGCATGGTACGACACGGTGGACGTCATCACGCCGATCGCCGTGCCGGGACGCACGTTCCACACCGTCCGTATCCCCTACCGCGCGGATTTCGAGCCCTTCTACGCCGAAGCCCGCGCCATCGTGACGGACATTCCGGCGGACGGCGACCCCTACGGCGAGGAGAAGCGCCTGCAGGCGCAGGGCGACTACGACGTCTTCCTGCTGAGCGCGACGCCGAAGCTCCGGTTCACGGCCATCACCTATGCGCAGGAGTCCCCGGGATGCCCGACGCAGTATCCGCTGATGAATGCCGGAAAGGCCGTGCGGCGCGACGGACGGCTCGTGATGCCGCTGTCGATGTTCGTGAACCACGCCTTCGCCGACGGAGAGCATATCGGCCGGTTCGTCGAGGCGACGGAAGCGGCGCTCGCACGGTTCGGCCGCTGA
- a CDS encoding alpha/beta hydrolase has product MRRVLLLFAALAAFAAAGAQPAGRAEHGPDRETFVYAVRDGDSLRLDRYPALSSAAGPRPCMIFLFGGGFLTGTRDNRRFLPYFRHFTARGCDVVSIDYRLGMKRALDAGPIDGERFPGVLASTLAMATEDLRDATAFVCRRAAEWGVDPQRILTSGSSAGAMTVLMAEYALCNGDFVFVRHLPEGFRYAGVIAYAGAVYDPSGELRWTTPPAPLLLFHGDADRNVPYDTVPVPGGGVLFGSAAVARDLAQRGVPYWFVSEAGADHSMAWRPMREHFAEIDAFLDRFVFGGERRRFETRIVPPDAPERPAAFAIDDYLDANYGHYVPGKKRQPSETFRKGYRQ; this is encoded by the coding sequence ATGAGACGCGTGCTGTTGCTTTTCGCCGCGCTGGCCGCTTTCGCTGCGGCGGGCGCGCAGCCGGCCGGACGTGCGGAGCACGGTCCCGACCGGGAGACTTTCGTTTACGCCGTCCGGGACGGCGACTCGCTGCGACTGGACCGCTATCCGGCCCTTTCGTCCGCCGCAGGGCCGCGCCCTTGCATGATTTTCCTCTTCGGGGGCGGTTTCCTGACCGGTACGCGCGACAACCGCCGGTTCCTTCCCTATTTCCGCCACTTCACCGCGCGGGGGTGCGACGTCGTGTCGATCGACTACCGGCTGGGGATGAAGCGGGCGCTGGATGCCGGCCCGATCGACGGCGAACGCTTCCCCGGAGTGCTCGCTTCGACGCTTGCGATGGCCACCGAGGACCTCCGCGACGCCACGGCGTTCGTCTGCCGCCGTGCCGCGGAGTGGGGTGTGGACCCTCAGCGGATCCTCACGAGCGGTTCGAGTGCCGGGGCCATGACGGTCCTGATGGCCGAATACGCCCTCTGCAACGGAGATTTCGTCTTTGTACGGCACCTCCCGGAAGGGTTCCGGTATGCCGGGGTAATCGCTTATGCCGGAGCCGTGTACGATCCGTCGGGCGAACTGCGGTGGACGACGCCTCCCGCGCCGCTGCTGCTCTTCCACGGCGACGCCGACCGGAATGTGCCCTACGACACCGTTCCGGTCCCCGGCGGCGGCGTGCTGTTCGGCTCGGCCGCCGTCGCCCGCGACCTCGCGCAGCGCGGCGTGCCGTACTGGTTCGTCTCCGAGGCCGGCGCCGACCATTCGATGGCCTGGCGGCCGATGCGCGAACATTTCGCCGAGATCGACGCCTTCCTCGACCGTTTCGTTTTCGGCGGCGAGCGACGGCGCTTCGAGACCCGTATCGTGCCGCCCGACGCCCCCGAACGGCCCGCGGCCTTTGCGATCGACGACTACCTCGACGCCAACTACGGACACTATGTTCCCGGAAAAAAACGGCAGCCGTCCGAAACATTCCGAAAAGGATACCGTCAATGA
- the glyA gene encoding serine hydroxymethyltransferase: MKKDTRIFDLIAAERSRQMHGIELIASENFVSDQVMEAMGSVLTNKYAEGYPAARYYGGCQVVDQVENLAIERICRIYGAEWANVQPHSGAQANMAVFFACLQPGDTFMGLDLSHGGHLSHGSPVNMSGKYFKAVGYKLDEATGRIDYDAMERLAEECRPKLIVGGASAYSREWDYKRMREIADKVGALLLIDMAHTAGLIAAGLLDNPVKYAHVVTSTTHKTLRGPRGGIILMGKDFENPWGLTTLKGAVKMMSQILNSAVFPGIQGGPLEHVIAAKAVAFGEALEPEYKEYQRQVQCNAAAMAEAFVRRGYKIVSGGTDNHLMLVDLRTKFPDLTGKQAEKSLVAADITTNKNMVPFDSRSPFQTSGLRFGTPAITTRGLKEDRMDCIVGLIDRVLCDPENERTIDAVRGDVNALMADYPLFAW; encoded by the coding sequence ATGAAAAAAGACACCCGGATTTTCGATCTGATCGCCGCCGAGCGCAGCCGTCAGATGCACGGTATCGAACTGATCGCCTCGGAGAACTTCGTCAGCGATCAGGTGATGGAGGCCATGGGCTCGGTGCTTACGAACAAGTACGCCGAGGGCTATCCCGCAGCGCGTTATTACGGCGGCTGCCAGGTGGTGGACCAGGTGGAGAACCTGGCCATCGAACGCATCTGCCGGATTTACGGCGCCGAATGGGCCAATGTCCAGCCCCACTCGGGCGCACAGGCCAACATGGCCGTTTTCTTCGCCTGCCTGCAGCCCGGCGACACCTTCATGGGTCTCGACCTGTCGCACGGCGGCCACCTCTCGCACGGTTCGCCGGTCAATATGTCGGGCAAGTATTTCAAGGCCGTGGGCTATAAGCTCGACGAGGCTACCGGGCGTATCGACTACGACGCCATGGAGCGTCTGGCCGAAGAGTGCCGCCCGAAGCTGATCGTCGGCGGTGCGTCGGCCTACTCGCGCGAGTGGGACTACAAGCGCATGCGCGAGATCGCCGACAAGGTCGGGGCGCTGCTGCTGATAGACATGGCCCACACGGCGGGCCTCATTGCCGCCGGACTGCTCGACAATCCCGTGAAATACGCCCATGTCGTCACCTCGACGACCCACAAGACCTTGCGCGGGCCGCGCGGCGGCATTATCCTCATGGGCAAAGATTTCGAGAATCCGTGGGGGCTCACGACGCTGAAGGGTGCCGTGAAGATGATGTCGCAGATTCTCAATTCGGCCGTCTTCCCGGGCATCCAGGGCGGTCCGCTCGAGCATGTCATCGCCGCCAAGGCCGTGGCTTTCGGCGAGGCGCTCGAACCCGAATACAAGGAATACCAGCGGCAGGTGCAGTGCAATGCCGCGGCGATGGCCGAGGCGTTCGTCCGCCGCGGCTACAAGATCGTCTCGGGCGGCACGGACAACCACCTGATGCTGGTCGATCTGCGCACGAAGTTCCCCGACCTGACGGGCAAGCAGGCCGAAAAGAGCCTCGTGGCGGCCGACATCACCACCAACAAGAACATGGTTCCCTTTGACAGCCGTTCGCCGTTCCAGACCTCGGGTCTGCGCTTCGGCACGCCGGCCATCACGACCCGCGGCCTGAAGGAGGACCGGATGGACTGCATCGTCGGGCTGATCGACCGCGTGCTGTGCGACCCCGAGAACGAGCGGACGATCGACGCCGTGCGCGGCGACGTGAACGCCCTGATGGCCGACTATCCGCTCTTCGCATGGTAA
- a CDS encoding copper resistance protein NlpE, with the protein MKNRKVMILAAAAVALASCGGNAPRRSAQQETGAFKPDIHNAETSLDYRGTYRGVLPAADCPGIETTLTLKPDGTYSLHEEYLERNARFDAEGAYTLHGNLLTLEGSDTTWYKVEENRLRRLTTDRKEVEGPLAEHYVLRKTAE; encoded by the coding sequence ATGAAAAACAGAAAAGTAATGATTCTGGCCGCTGCGGCCGTAGCGTTGGCTTCGTGCGGCGGGAATGCGCCGCGCCGGAGCGCGCAGCAGGAGACCGGGGCTTTCAAGCCGGACATCCACAACGCCGAGACGTCGCTCGATTACCGGGGAACGTACCGGGGCGTGCTGCCGGCCGCTGACTGTCCGGGAATCGAGACGACGCTGACGCTCAAACCCGACGGAACCTACTCGCTGCACGAGGAGTACCTCGAGCGCAACGCGCGTTTCGACGCGGAGGGAGCCTACACCCTGCACGGCAACCTGCTGACGCTCGAAGGGAGCGACACGACCTGGTACAAGGTCGAGGAGAACCGGCTGCGCCGGCTGACGACCGACCGCAAGGAGGTCGAAGGACCGCTGGCCGAACATTACGTACTGCGAAAAACCGCCGAATGA
- a CDS encoding DUF2461 domain-containing protein: protein MKEVIDFLRRLHDNNDREWFDAHRAEWTRVKGLFGAFTERLIEGVSSFDPSVRGVRVQDCTYRIARDTRFSPDKSPYKTYIGAYIAPKGKKSGFAGYYFHIEPCADSLVWCNMLSAGLYCPEPTVLRSVREEILDNGAAIAAAIGRARGFRLCRANSLKRVPTGFPADSEWSDMLKLKDFYLEKPVTEEFLLADDLLERTLAEFRRTQPFVAILNRAVQYAYEEMGG from the coding sequence ATGAAAGAGGTAATCGACTTCCTCCGGCGCTTGCACGACAACAACGACCGCGAGTGGTTCGACGCCCACCGCGCCGAATGGACCCGTGTCAAGGGGCTGTTCGGCGCCTTCACCGAACGGTTGATCGAGGGCGTGTCCTCGTTCGACCCTTCGGTGCGGGGCGTGCGCGTGCAGGACTGTACCTACCGCATCGCCCGCGACACGCGCTTTTCGCCCGACAAGTCGCCCTACAAGACCTATATCGGGGCCTACATCGCCCCGAAAGGCAAGAAGTCGGGCTTCGCGGGGTATTATTTCCATATCGAACCCTGCGCCGATTCGCTGGTGTGGTGCAACATGCTCTCGGCGGGACTGTACTGCCCCGAACCGACGGTGCTGCGCTCGGTGCGCGAGGAGATTCTCGACAACGGGGCCGCGATCGCCGCGGCCATCGGGCGTGCCCGCGGCTTCCGGCTCTGCCGGGCCAACAGCCTCAAACGGGTTCCCACGGGATTTCCGGCCGACAGCGAGTGGTCCGACATGCTGAAACTGAAGGATTTCTACCTCGAAAAGCCCGTCACCGAGGAGTTCCTGCTCGCGGATGACCTGCTGGAGCGGACCCTCGCGGAGTTCCGCCGCACGCAGCCTTTCGTCGCGATCCTGAACCGCGCCGTGCAGTACGCCTACGAGGAGATGGGGGGATGA
- the fabG gene encoding 3-oxoacyl-[acyl-carrier-protein] reductase, which produces MKLLEGKVAVVTGAARGIGKAIALEFAKEGADVAFTDLTIDENGKATEAEIAALGVRAKGYASNAANFEETHKVVEEIVREFGRIDILVNNAGITKDGLMMRMTEAQWDAVLTVNLKSAFNFIHATVPVMARQKSGSIINMSSVVGVSGNAGQCNYSASKAGMIGLAKSIAKEMGPRGIRANCIAPGFIITDMTNQLSDEIKEAWCKQIPLRRGGTPEDVAKVALFLASDLSSYVSGQVIHCCGAMNC; this is translated from the coding sequence ATGAAATTACTCGAAGGGAAAGTCGCTGTCGTAACGGGCGCGGCCCGCGGCATCGGCAAAGCCATCGCACTGGAATTCGCCAAGGAGGGCGCCGACGTGGCATTCACGGACCTTACGATCGACGAGAACGGCAAGGCCACCGAAGCCGAGATCGCGGCGCTGGGCGTCAGGGCCAAAGGATACGCCTCGAACGCGGCGAATTTCGAAGAGACGCACAAGGTCGTCGAAGAGATCGTCAGGGAGTTCGGCCGGATCGACATCCTGGTGAACAACGCCGGCATCACGAAGGACGGTCTGATGATGCGCATGACCGAGGCGCAGTGGGACGCCGTGCTGACGGTGAACCTCAAGTCGGCCTTCAACTTCATCCACGCCACGGTGCCCGTCATGGCGCGCCAGAAGAGCGGGTCGATCATCAACATGTCGTCCGTGGTGGGCGTCAGCGGCAACGCCGGGCAGTGCAACTACTCGGCCTCGAAGGCCGGCATGATCGGTCTGGCGAAGTCGATCGCCAAGGAGATGGGTCCGCGCGGCATCCGCGCCAACTGCATCGCCCCGGGCTTCATCATCACCGACATGACCAACCAGCTCTCGGACGAGATCAAGGAGGCATGGTGCAAGCAGATTCCGCTGCGCCGCGGCGGCACGCCCGAGGACGTGGCGAAGGTGGCGCTGTTCCTCGCCTCGGACCTCTCGTCGTATGTCAGCGGACAGGTGATCCACTGCTGCGGCGCGATGAACTGCTAA
- a CDS encoding BamA/TamA family outer membrane protein, which translates to MLRGIALIAFVLVCTVLAGRASVCVHIAESDSLRQVAATVPPEDPEVREDAEERTGKDCEPEEERTARERKGFLRRIVRYFEGSNVDRTFEKKIDVTFAGGPSFSKNTSLGIGLLAAGLYRLDRTDSVTVPSDVSVFANVSVSGFYALGVTGNTIFAHNRQRVNYTVMFSSAPRSLWGIGYDAGRYNPESTYSEKHYLVEASYLHEVLPRTYVGGIASFEHTRGVKFSDQAYLYGQKRSYTATGIGLIVEYDSRDFIPNPYRGVYVSFQERFFPKGLGNCERSLWRTTFTADAYRRVWKGGILAADLYAVFNSEGTPWPMLARLGGNQRMRGYYQGRYTDNDMITLQVELRQRIWRRIGCTVWGGAGNVFPSLDRFDWSHTLPNYGVGLRWELKKRVNVRLDYGFGKKTSGFLLSINEAF; encoded by the coding sequence ATGCTGCGCGGAATCGCCCTTATTGCTTTCGTATTGGTCTGCACCGTCCTTGCGGGACGGGCGTCCGTGTGTGTCCACATCGCGGAGAGCGACTCGCTGCGACAAGTCGCGGCGACCGTCCCGCCGGAAGACCCTGAAGTTCGGGAAGACGCCGAGGAGCGTACCGGGAAGGACTGTGAACCGGAGGAAGAGCGGACGGCAAGGGAACGCAAAGGGTTTCTGCGCCGGATCGTCCGGTACTTCGAGGGATCGAACGTGGACCGCACGTTCGAAAAGAAGATCGACGTCACCTTCGCCGGAGGTCCCAGTTTCTCGAAAAACACGAGTCTCGGCATCGGGTTGCTCGCGGCGGGACTGTACCGTCTCGACCGGACCGATTCGGTGACCGTGCCTTCGGACGTCTCGGTGTTCGCCAACGTCTCCGTATCGGGCTTCTACGCACTGGGCGTTACGGGCAACACGATCTTCGCGCACAACCGCCAGCGTGTGAATTACACGGTCATGTTCTCCTCGGCGCCCCGCAGTCTCTGGGGCATCGGCTACGATGCCGGACGCTACAACCCCGAGAGCACCTACTCCGAGAAACACTACCTGGTCGAGGCGAGCTACCTGCACGAGGTGTTGCCGCGGACCTACGTGGGAGGCATCGCGAGCTTCGAACACACGCGCGGCGTGAAATTCTCCGATCAGGCCTACCTCTACGGCCAGAAGCGGAGTTACACGGCGACGGGCATCGGACTGATCGTCGAGTACGATTCGCGCGACTTCATTCCCAACCCCTACCGGGGCGTGTACGTGAGTTTTCAGGAGCGTTTCTTCCCCAAGGGGCTGGGTAACTGCGAGCGGTCGCTGTGGCGCACGACCTTCACGGCCGACGCCTACCGGCGCGTGTGGAAAGGCGGCATTCTGGCCGCCGACCTCTATGCCGTCTTCAACTCCGAGGGGACCCCGTGGCCGATGCTCGCCCGGCTGGGCGGCAACCAGCGCATGCGCGGCTACTATCAGGGACGCTATACGGACAACGACATGATTACGCTGCAAGTGGAGCTGCGACAGCGCATCTGGCGACGGATCGGCTGTACGGTGTGGGGCGGCGCGGGCAACGTCTTCCCTTCGCTCGACCGGTTCGACTGGTCGCACACGCTGCCCAACTACGGCGTCGGACTGCGCTGGGAGCTGAAGAAGCGCGTGAACGTCCGGCTCGACTACGGGTTCGGCAAGAAGACGAGCGGGTTCCTGCTGAGTATCAACGAAGCCTTTTGA
- a CDS encoding PorV/PorQ family protein, whose amino-acid sequence MKRLTITLVAAAAAVHAFAQEAMFPTPDAKTLGMGGVAMTTLSGSHALYGNSATAAFSLMPSQISSSYYGQDESDYYAVSGYWRFDTFNLAQIGWRQCLRERGNNDMAVDLGYSRRIDDRWAVGVVARYMHLKRPGDVTADALAADLNAAWMAPVEIGSFSTVRAGAKIANLGGWFGGGDRSLPMSFTAGAALDTFLTDAHEITVGADLGYRFSPGAMRGFMLSAGAEYNLMQLVQLRAGYHYGELRGDDPSYASVGAGFRFLHLRLDFAYLFTAKHTPDIYSISFGFDF is encoded by the coding sequence ATGAAACGACTGACGATTACCCTCGTAGCGGCCGCGGCCGCAGTGCATGCCTTCGCTCAGGAGGCGATGTTCCCCACACCCGACGCCAAGACGCTGGGCATGGGCGGTGTGGCGATGACCACGCTCTCGGGGTCGCACGCCCTGTACGGAAACTCCGCGACGGCAGCCTTCTCGCTGATGCCGTCTCAAATCTCCTCCTCCTATTACGGACAGGACGAATCCGACTATTACGCCGTCTCGGGTTATTGGCGGTTCGACACCTTCAACCTCGCGCAGATCGGCTGGCGGCAGTGCCTCCGGGAACGGGGCAACAACGACATGGCGGTCGATCTGGGCTATTCGCGCCGCATCGACGACCGCTGGGCCGTAGGCGTCGTGGCCCGTTACATGCACCTCAAGCGTCCGGGCGACGTCACGGCCGACGCATTGGCGGCGGACCTGAACGCAGCGTGGATGGCGCCCGTGGAGATCGGCAGCTTCTCGACCGTACGCGCGGGAGCGAAGATAGCGAACCTGGGCGGCTGGTTCGGCGGCGGGGACCGCTCGCTGCCGATGAGTTTCACGGCCGGAGCGGCGCTCGACACGTTCCTCACCGACGCCCACGAGATCACCGTCGGCGCGGACCTGGGCTACCGCTTCTCGCCCGGCGCGATGCGGGGCTTCATGCTCTCCGCCGGCGCCGAATACAATCTCATGCAGCTCGTGCAGCTACGCGCGGGATACCACTACGGCGAGCTGCGGGGCGACGATCCCAGCTATGCGTCCGTCGGTGCAGGATTCCGTTTCCTGCACCTGCGGCTCGACTTCGCCTACCTGTTCACGGCGAAACACACGCCCGACATATACAGCATCAGTTTCGGATTCGATTTCTGA